CTGTCAAAGCAGTATTCCTTGGATTTGAAAAATAAAATAATCCCCTAACACTCAAGCTTCAAGACACAAGTCCCTGTTTTCAAGTCCCAAGCTTTATATCGTTTTTCAGCCATATTTTTTCAAGGGCAATACATGTCCCCAGTTCATTAACCAAGCGATCGTTTGTGGGTGGTTTTATGTCAGGCGTTGTGATGACCAAAACAGACTTGCCGCTTAAGCTTCATTCAAGGGGCAAAGTGCGCGACACTTATGAATATGAGGACAAGCTTCTGATGATTGCTTCAGACCGCCTTTCCGCATTTGACGTCGTCTTTTCCCAAGGCATCCCATACAAGGGCACCGTGCTCACGCAGCTTTCCTTTTTCTGGTTTGAAAAGCTCAAAGGCGTAATCAAAAACCATCTTGCAGGAGATGCGAACAGAGCTTTCCAGGCAAAAGTGCCGGACGGATTGCCAAGTTTTCTTGCAGGCCGCTCAATGGTTGTTGTCAAGGCAAAGCCGCTTCCAATTGAGTGCGTCGTGCGCGGCTACCTGGCAGGCTCAGGCTTGAAAGACTACAATGCAACTGGTTCCGTGTGCGGCATAAAACTTCCGCCTGGGCTTGTAAATTCAAGCAAGCTGCCCACTCCGATTTTCACGCCAAGCACAAAGGCAACTACTGGACATGATATTAACATAAATGATGAAGAGGCTGCAAAACTTGTTGGTGCGGATATATACAAGCAGATAAAAGAGGCAAGCATAAATCTTTATTCAACAGCGGCAGACTATGCAAAAACAAGAGGCATAATACTTGCGGATACAAAATTCGAGTTTGGCATTTACAACGGGGAACTAATACTTATTGATGAGGTTCTAACCCCGGATTCAAGCAGGTACTGGCCTGCCGACAAATACGTTGAGGGCAAAAACCAGCCATCCTTTGACAAGCAGTATGCCCGCGATTACCTTGAAGGAATCGGCTGGGACAAAAAGCCGCCGGCGCCGCAGCTTCCGGATGAAATAATACA
The Candidatus Parvarchaeota archaeon DNA segment above includes these coding regions:
- a CDS encoding phosphoribosylaminoimidazolesuccinocarboxamide synthase, producing MSGVVMTKTDLPLKLHSRGKVRDTYEYEDKLLMIASDRLSAFDVVFSQGIPYKGTVLTQLSFFWFEKLKGVIKNHLAGDANRAFQAKVPDGLPSFLAGRSMVVVKAKPLPIECVVRGYLAGSGLKDYNATGSVCGIKLPPGLVNSSKLPTPIFTPSTKATTGHDININDEEAAKLVGADIYKQIKEASINLYSTAADYAKTRGIILADTKFEFGIYNGELILIDEVLTPDSSRYWPADKYVEGKNQPSFDKQYARDYLEGIGWDKKPPAPQLPDEIIQNTSKKYVEAYELLTGKKFAWQ